TTCTAGCTGGCGTTAAGGCCGATAAAGAAGCCAAGAGGACCTTACAGCTGCAGCTAGTAGAGGGCGGTAAAGGAGTCGGTATAACCGAAATCCATCGTATCTCTAAGCCTGGTCGGCGAGTATTCGTTACGGCCGGCGAAATTCCAACTGTCTTACGGGGACGCGGTATCGTTGTCATCTCTACGTCGAGTGGTATTATGAGTGGTGGCGAAGCTCGCAAAAAGGGCATCGGCGGCGAATTAATCTGTAAAGTTTGGTAGTAGTATGAGTCGAATAGGTATCCTACCGGTCACAATTCCTAGCGGTACCACCGTTGATATTACTGCTACGGAGATTATCGTT
Above is a genomic segment from Candidatus Saccharimonadales bacterium containing:
- the rpsH gene encoding 30S ribosomal protein S8, whose amino-acid sequence is MVDPIADMLTRIRNALAVNKTEVSLPHSKTKQAVADVLSQYGFLAGVKADKEAKRTLQLQLVEGGKGVGITEIHRISKPGRRVFVTAGEIPTVLRGRGIVVISTSSGIMSGGEARKKGIGGELICKVW